The Desulfosporosinus acidiphilus SJ4 genome has a window encoding:
- a CDS encoding branched-chain amino acid ABC transporter permease, with product MDILLNPYYLQIGTFIMLNAILGVSIYLTLATGQLSLGNAGFMSIGAYTSALLTLKAGFSVLLAVPLAGFVAAAVSVVIGFPALRLKGLYLAIATLGFGEVVRVIFLNLKITNGALGLSGIPSMTILLGKTLSSLGLGSGIGGVTLQQLSSVLILFFLILIVALLVFACLRLSRCRAGRAFAAIKTDETAAEAMGINTTYYKLLAFLLGAFIAGVAGALSAHLTFYIGPVDFDYHRTVEILIFAVLGGSNLVWGPILGAFLLTLLPEILRAASDYRMMIYGAILVLMMAFRPQGLISEETLRFWKGKLGREEK from the coding sequence ATGGATATACTATTAAATCCTTACTATCTGCAGATTGGCACGTTCATTATGCTTAATGCTATTTTAGGTGTCAGTATATACTTAACTCTTGCCACAGGTCAGCTTTCCCTGGGTAATGCCGGCTTCATGAGCATAGGAGCGTATACCTCGGCTTTGTTGACTTTAAAGGCAGGGTTTTCTGTGTTACTGGCCGTTCCCCTAGCCGGGTTCGTTGCTGCAGCTGTCTCTGTCGTGATTGGTTTTCCGGCCTTGCGGCTGAAGGGATTGTACTTGGCTATTGCTACTCTTGGTTTTGGGGAAGTTGTCAGGGTAATATTCTTAAACTTAAAGATCACAAACGGGGCTTTGGGGCTATCAGGTATTCCGTCTATGACGATACTTTTAGGCAAGACATTGTCTTCTCTTGGCTTAGGTTCTGGTATTGGCGGCGTAACTCTTCAACAGTTGAGCAGCGTGCTTATTCTGTTTTTCCTCATCTTAATCGTGGCTTTGCTTGTTTTCGCCTGTCTGCGTTTGAGCAGGTGCCGGGCGGGTCGCGCTTTTGCAGCCATTAAGACGGATGAAACCGCTGCTGAAGCGATGGGAATCAATACTACCTATTACAAGCTTCTCGCCTTTCTCCTCGGCGCCTTCATTGCCGGAGTAGCAGGAGCTTTGTCAGCACATTTGACCTTCTATATCGGACCTGTGGATTTTGATTATCACCGCACGGTAGAAATTCTGATCTTTGCTGTTCTGGGGGGCAGTAATCTTGTCTGGGGACCGATCCTCGGCGCGTTTTTGCTTACCTTGCTGCCCGAAATTCTCAGAGCGGCTTCAGACTATCGGATGATGATTTATGGGGCCATATTGGTTCTTATGATGGCCTTT
- a CDS encoding branched-chain amino acid ABC transporter permease: MFWQQLVNGLTLGSTYSLVALGYTLIMGVLDIVNMAHGEVFMFGAFVGLILVTNFHCNIFVAMLGAAIVSALLGILLERVALRPLRRKNGSGISHLAPLISTIGVSIFLESLALKLFGPQTQAFPQTFSNTIYTIGPMKISLVQVVILAVAFGLMLVLRFWLARTKIGKALRATAESTETAGILGVNTNLIIVLTVSLASGLGGIAGVLVGLTFNAVEPTMGISMGLKGLAVLILGGMGNITGAMFGGLVLGVAEVFSVAYGASSYRDAVAFGMIILILFLRPQGLFGAKDQTGGR, from the coding sequence GTGTTTTGGCAGCAATTAGTTAACGGGCTGACTTTAGGAAGTACTTATTCACTGGTAGCCTTAGGATATACCTTAATAATGGGCGTATTGGACATTGTCAATATGGCCCACGGTGAAGTGTTTATGTTTGGAGCATTTGTCGGACTCATCCTAGTTACTAATTTTCATTGTAATATCTTTGTGGCCATGCTTGGGGCAGCGATTGTTAGTGCTCTTCTTGGGATTCTCTTGGAAAGAGTTGCCTTGCGCCCGCTGCGGCGAAAAAACGGTTCGGGCATTTCCCATTTAGCCCCGCTAATCTCTACCATAGGAGTCTCCATCTTTCTTGAGAGCCTGGCCTTAAAACTCTTTGGCCCCCAGACACAGGCTTTTCCCCAGACGTTTTCCAATACCATCTATACCATCGGCCCCATGAAGATCTCTCTCGTCCAAGTCGTCATCCTGGCTGTGGCTTTCGGGCTCATGTTGGTTCTCAGGTTTTGGCTTGCCAGGACTAAAATCGGCAAGGCCCTGCGGGCAACGGCAGAGAGTACTGAAACCGCAGGGATTCTTGGGGTGAACACCAACCTAATTATCGTGCTTACAGTTTCCCTGGCTTCAGGGTTAGGAGGAATCGCCGGGGTTTTGGTTGGCCTGACATTTAACGCCGTGGAACCAACGATGGGTATTTCCATGGGGCTTAAAGGTTTAGCTGTTCTCATTCTTGGCGGTATGGGCAATATTACAGGAGCCATGTTCGGAGGCCTGGTCTTAGGTGTGGCGGAAGTATTCAGTGTGGCTTACGGGGCCTCGTCTTACAGAGACGCTGTTGCTTTTGGCATGATTATTCTTATACTCTTTTTGCGTCCTCAAGGCTTATTTGGAGCTAAGGACCAGACGGGAGGGCGCTAA